In the Haloferula helveola genome, one interval contains:
- the dnaE gene encoding DNA polymerase III subunit alpha: protein MSDSFVHLHVHTEYSLLDGMNRCKQLAKRAKELGMPAVAMTDHGNLFGAVEFFQACEAEGVKPIFGCEIYLAPGKMEDKKDVPGRKRATHMTLLAETDEGWTNLQKLVSKGHLEGLYYGKPRVDRDTLREFHEGIICLTGCISGPVNEWLLAGDEAKARETLEELVDIFGKDNVYVEIHDHGLEKQREVMPKLIALAKEFGLKPVAANDAHFLTRADHEAHDVMICIGTGRLLIDENRMRYPEEVYFKTAEEMRELFAEVPGACDATLEIAERCRVEMKLDATSSEKYPQFESPDGSPRDEYFRKVCFDGLVERYGEEKAADPELCKRLDYEIDTINQLGFASYFLITADFINWAKDHGIPVGPGRGSAAGSLVAYTMGITDICPMRFGLLFERFLNPERVSPPDVDIDFCQTRRPEVIDYVRHKYGERSVSHIITYGTLGAKSVIRDVARVMGISYGEADQIAKMIEAKPGVKLKGEWDSKAELRELIESSSTYQELWDAALKLEGLTRNVGVHAAGVVIGDRPLDDHVPLTRASEGEVVTQYDMGAITEVGLLKMDFLGLKNLTVIKDAIAHIHVHTPDFDIYEIPLDDSKTFEILNRGETMGVFQLESGGMVETCRKYGITKIEDIIDLLALYRPGAMQFIDQMIEVKRGKQPFYEHPLLEEVCGETYGVMIYQEQVQNAAKKLAGYTLGGADLLRRAMGKKDPAKMAKERDKFVAGCRETNGIDEKLANAIFDKIAMFAGYGFNKSHSACYGHISYWTAYLKANFPVEFMAGLLSNEINNTDKIGVFVAECHRMKIEILPPDLNESKLRFAPEETPNGAMAIRYGLAAIKNVGEGAMAQAIAEREAKGRFESLEDFANRLDSKVVNKRILENLIKAGAFDWTGEGRAQMVSRLEQVCASASSLQRDRAAGQVSMFDAMDFGAPPPSAATAVEEVEEWTKDERLVMEKELLGFYVTGHPLDKFRAVLDSDRYQKLGLVDEIEVRNPRDRFPFAGMVRSVDARLTKTGKPFGILVVEDFTGSREIMVWGESYVPARDAGILVPGKVIRFKAQIQIDDRTDSRRLTGSEINELKTRGKGSNGKSVELALWTARHSEQDLKEIRAVLTEHPGKTPVLIHFQNSAGKRATVELGESFKVRRGAKLEAALGRWLNE from the coding sequence ATGTCCGATTCCTTCGTTCACCTCCACGTTCACACCGAATATTCGCTGCTCGACGGGATGAACCGGTGCAAGCAGCTCGCCAAGCGGGCCAAGGAGCTGGGGATGCCGGCGGTGGCGATGACCGACCACGGAAACCTGTTCGGGGCGGTCGAATTCTTCCAGGCCTGCGAGGCCGAGGGCGTGAAGCCGATCTTCGGCTGCGAGATCTACCTCGCGCCCGGAAAAATGGAGGACAAGAAGGACGTTCCGGGTCGCAAACGGGCGACCCACATGACGCTGCTCGCCGAGACCGACGAGGGCTGGACGAACCTCCAGAAGCTGGTGTCGAAGGGTCACCTCGAAGGACTTTACTACGGCAAGCCGCGGGTCGATCGCGACACCCTGCGCGAGTTCCACGAGGGCATCATCTGCCTGACCGGCTGCATCTCCGGGCCGGTCAACGAATGGCTGCTGGCAGGCGACGAGGCGAAGGCCCGCGAGACGCTCGAGGAACTCGTCGACATCTTCGGCAAGGACAATGTCTACGTCGAGATTCACGACCACGGCTTGGAGAAGCAGCGTGAGGTGATGCCGAAGCTGATCGCGCTGGCGAAAGAGTTCGGGCTCAAGCCGGTCGCGGCCAACGACGCCCACTTCCTGACCCGCGCCGACCACGAGGCGCACGATGTGATGATCTGCATCGGCACCGGACGCCTGCTGATCGATGAGAACCGCATGCGCTACCCGGAGGAGGTCTACTTCAAGACCGCCGAGGAGATGCGCGAGCTTTTCGCCGAGGTCCCGGGTGCCTGCGACGCCACGCTTGAGATCGCCGAGCGGTGCCGGGTCGAGATGAAACTCGATGCGACCAGCTCGGAGAAGTACCCGCAGTTCGAGTCGCCCGACGGCTCGCCGCGCGACGAGTACTTCCGGAAAGTCTGCTTCGACGGCCTCGTCGAGCGCTATGGCGAGGAGAAAGCGGCGGACCCGGAGCTGTGCAAGCGGCTGGATTACGAGATCGACACGATCAACCAGCTCGGATTCGCGTCGTACTTCCTGATCACCGCCGATTTCATCAACTGGGCCAAGGATCACGGCATCCCGGTCGGCCCCGGCCGTGGCTCGGCAGCGGGGTCATTGGTTGCCTACACGATGGGGATCACGGACATCTGCCCGATGCGCTTCGGGCTCCTGTTCGAACGATTCCTGAATCCCGAACGGGTGAGTCCTCCGGACGTCGACATCGACTTCTGCCAAACCAGGCGACCGGAGGTCATCGACTACGTCCGCCACAAGTACGGCGAGCGTAGTGTTTCCCACATCATCACTTACGGCACCCTCGGCGCGAAAAGCGTGATCCGCGACGTCGCGCGGGTAATGGGCATTTCCTACGGCGAGGCCGACCAGATCGCCAAGATGATCGAGGCCAAGCCCGGGGTGAAGCTGAAGGGCGAGTGGGACTCGAAGGCCGAGCTGCGGGAGCTGATCGAGAGTTCGTCGACCTACCAGGAGCTCTGGGATGCCGCTCTGAAGCTGGAGGGGCTGACCCGGAATGTCGGCGTCCACGCTGCCGGCGTGGTGATCGGCGACCGTCCGCTCGATGACCACGTGCCGCTCACGCGGGCGAGTGAAGGTGAGGTCGTGACCCAGTACGACATGGGCGCGATCACCGAGGTCGGGCTGCTGAAGATGGACTTCCTCGGGTTGAAGAACCTGACAGTGATCAAGGATGCGATCGCCCACATCCACGTCCACACCCCGGACTTCGACATCTACGAGATCCCGCTCGATGATTCCAAGACCTTCGAGATCCTCAACCGTGGGGAAACGATGGGCGTGTTCCAGCTGGAGTCCGGCGGCATGGTCGAGACCTGTCGGAAGTACGGCATCACGAAGATCGAGGACATCATCGACCTTCTCGCGCTCTACCGGCCGGGCGCGATGCAGTTCATCGACCAGATGATCGAGGTGAAGCGCGGCAAGCAGCCGTTCTACGAGCACCCGCTGCTCGAGGAGGTCTGCGGCGAGACCTACGGCGTCATGATCTACCAGGAGCAGGTGCAGAACGCCGCGAAGAAGCTGGCGGGCTACACGCTCGGCGGCGCCGACCTGCTGCGCCGCGCGATGGGCAAGAAGGACCCGGCGAAGATGGCGAAGGAGCGCGACAAGTTCGTCGCCGGCTGCCGCGAAACCAACGGCATCGACGAGAAACTCGCCAACGCGATCTTCGACAAGATCGCGATGTTCGCCGGCTACGGCTTCAACAAGTCGCACTCCGCCTGCTACGGCCACATTTCCTACTGGACCGCCTACCTGAAGGCGAACTTCCCGGTCGAGTTCATGGCCGGCCTGTTGTCGAACGAGATCAACAACACCGACAAGATCGGCGTCTTCGTGGCCGAGTGCCACCGGATGAAGATCGAGATCCTGCCGCCGGACCTCAACGAGTCGAAGCTGCGCTTCGCTCCGGAAGAGACTCCGAACGGTGCGATGGCGATCCGCTACGGGCTCGCCGCGATCAAGAATGTCGGCGAGGGCGCCATGGCGCAGGCGATCGCCGAGCGGGAAGCGAAAGGCAGGTTCGAGTCGCTCGAGGACTTCGCCAACCGGCTCGACTCGAAGGTGGTGAACAAGCGCATCCTTGAGAACCTGATCAAGGCCGGCGCCTTCGATTGGACCGGTGAGGGCAGGGCGCAGATGGTGTCGCGGCTCGAGCAGGTGTGCGCCAGCGCCTCGTCGCTCCAGCGCGACCGCGCGGCCGGTCAGGTTTCGATGTTCGACGCGATGGATTTCGGCGCGCCGCCCCCGTCCGCCGCGACCGCGGTCGAAGAGGTCGAGGAGTGGACCAAGGACGAGCGGCTCGTGATGGAGAAGGAACTCCTCGGCTTCTACGTCACCGGTCACCCGCTGGACAAATTCAGGGCGGTGCTCGATTCCGACCGCTACCAGAAGCTCGGACTCGTCGACGAGATCGAGGTCCGCAATCCGCGCGACCGTTTCCCCTTTGCAGGAATGGTGCGCAGTGTTGACGCCCGCCTGACCAAGACCGGAAAGCCGTTCGGCATCCTCGTCGTCGAGGACTTCACCGGCTCGCGGGAGATCATGGTCTGGGGCGAGAGTTACGTGCCGGCGCGCGACGCAGGGATCCTCGTGCCGGGCAAGGTGATCCGCTTCAAGGCCCAGATCCAGATCGACGACCGGACCGACTCCCGCCGTCTCACCGGCTCCGAGATCAACGAACTCAAGACACGCGGCAAGGGCAGCAACGGCAAATCGGTCGAACTCGCCCTGTGGACCGCCAGGCATTCCGAACAGGATCTGAAGGAGATCCGTGCTGTTCTGACCGAACACCCGGGCAAAACGCCGGTTTTGATCCACTTCCAGAATTCCGCGGGGAAACGGGCCACGGTCGAGCTCGGCGAGTCCTTCAAGGTCCGGCGCGGCGCGAAACTCGAGGCCGCGCTAGGACGCTGGCTCAATGAGTGA
- a CDS encoding TAXI family TRAP transporter solute-binding subunit, which produces MNSKDLRRPYAILTISFAAAVVCLVVFLAFSSKSGRNLQLSSGQPGGVYLPLAEAIRTAVGDGEQGIEVIESAGSGENARRLQSGEADLALIQNDTVAVDGIRTLVPLHKDVLHFLVRDDSGILGPGDIEEKKIAVGLPDSGSHRVVEELIRHFEVDVSRTEILPMRIAEARDLLAEGKIDGLLMVLSLKSDAVEQLVAGGGVRLLGIGGDIGPGSEIEGFRLNYPYVEPYLIPVHAYSMPHDGKPGVPSAPIPTLAIRTVLAARADLPDTAARRITRMLAENRSRLTVGDREVSMMGTMDDTANLQFPLHDGAAQYFARNEPGFLVRYAEVIGLLFSLGVAGYGLFRAGGKWLLQQRKDRIDEYYLELNRILDGMLKPQSKDELVDIQKRLQMIRSTALHQLAKERLQPDESFRIFQTVLAEAGAQVRHKLQILQGS; this is translated from the coding sequence ATGAACTCCAAAGACCTGCGCCGGCCCTACGCCATCCTTACGATCAGCTTTGCCGCGGCAGTCGTCTGCCTGGTCGTGTTTCTCGCCTTTTCCTCGAAGTCGGGCCGGAACCTCCAGCTGTCGTCCGGCCAACCCGGCGGCGTGTATCTGCCGTTGGCTGAAGCCATCCGCACGGCGGTGGGCGATGGCGAGCAGGGTATCGAGGTGATCGAAAGCGCGGGCAGCGGCGAGAACGCGCGGCGCCTGCAGTCCGGCGAGGCCGATCTGGCCCTGATCCAGAACGACACCGTGGCCGTCGATGGGATCCGGACCCTCGTCCCGCTCCACAAGGACGTGCTCCACTTTCTCGTTCGGGACGATTCGGGAATCCTCGGTCCCGGAGACATCGAGGAGAAAAAGATCGCGGTGGGACTGCCGGACAGCGGCAGCCACCGCGTGGTCGAGGAGCTGATCCGGCACTTCGAGGTGGATGTGTCCAGGACCGAGATTCTGCCGATGCGGATTGCCGAAGCCCGCGACCTCCTTGCCGAAGGAAAGATCGACGGCCTCCTCATGGTGCTGAGCCTGAAGTCGGATGCCGTCGAGCAGCTGGTCGCCGGTGGTGGAGTGAGACTGCTTGGCATCGGCGGCGACATCGGTCCCGGCAGCGAAATCGAGGGATTTCGACTCAACTACCCTTACGTCGAGCCCTACCTGATCCCCGTCCACGCCTACTCGATGCCCCATGACGGAAAGCCCGGTGTTCCGAGTGCTCCGATACCCACGCTGGCGATCCGGACGGTACTGGCGGCCCGCGCCGACCTGCCGGACACCGCCGCCCGACGGATCACCCGCATGCTGGCGGAGAACCGCAGCCGGCTGACGGTCGGAGACCGCGAAGTCTCCATGATGGGAACGATGGACGACACCGCGAATCTCCAGTTCCCGCTCCACGACGGGGCGGCGCAGTATTTCGCCCGCAACGAACCCGGCTTCCTCGTCCGCTACGCCGAGGTCATCGGACTGCTCTTCTCCCTGGGGGTCGCCGGCTACGGCCTGTTCCGGGCCGGTGGGAAATGGCTGCTGCAGCAGCGCAAGGACCGGATCGACGAGTACTATCTCGAGCTCAACCGCATCCTCGACGGGATGCTGAAACCGCAGAGCAAGGACGAACTGGTCGACATCCAGAAGCGGTTGCAGATGATCCGCTCGACCGCCTTGCACCAACTCGCGAAGGAGCGCCTGCAGCCCGACGAGTCGTTCCGGATCTTCCAGACCGTACTTGCCGAAGCGGGCGCCCAGGTCCGCCACAAGCTGCAGATCCTGCAGGGGTCTTGA
- a CDS encoding DUF2288 family protein yields MSEPDRMKYRILGEDQQSDEEKIAKYTGEVAWSYLKPHCERGVLIWVDPELDLKTVAKAFIDDQSEQVANWLGNGDLVKTGELHAAQWEGGDELFTAVVVTPFVLMQQLGG; encoded by the coding sequence GTGAGCGAGCCCGACCGGATGAAATACAGGATCCTCGGCGAGGACCAGCAGAGCGACGAGGAGAAGATCGCCAAGTACACCGGCGAGGTCGCGTGGTCTTACCTGAAACCCCACTGCGAGCGGGGCGTGTTGATCTGGGTCGATCCCGAGCTCGACCTCAAGACGGTTGCGAAGGCCTTCATCGACGACCAGAGCGAGCAGGTCGCCAACTGGCTGGGGAATGGCGACCTGGTCAAGACCGGCGAGTTGCACGCCGCCCAGTGGGAGGGGGGCGACGAGCTCTTCACCGCGGTGGTGGTGACGCCCTTCGTGCTGATGCAGCAGCTCGGTGGCTAG
- a CDS encoding HAD family phosphatase — MNFDAVLFDFDGILVDTEWAIYEAWQRTFRAHDHDLPLETYTRCVGSDFDTWSPKTHLEDLTGRSFDWHQLDADRQVEIRADLEKSGPMPGVVALLDRLQTAGTPLAVVSSSNHAWVDGWLEKLRLAPYFNAVVCRGDAPRIKPAPDLWLEALRQLGKDGTSCLAIEDSLNGVHSAKEAGLTVWAVPNRTTACIDFSEADRVLPSLESVEWKSDTPV, encoded by the coding sequence GTGAACTTCGACGCCGTGCTCTTCGACTTCGACGGAATCCTGGTCGACACCGAATGGGCGATCTACGAGGCCTGGCAGCGGACCTTCCGGGCCCACGACCACGACCTGCCGCTCGAAACCTACACCCGCTGCGTCGGATCCGACTTCGACACCTGGTCGCCCAAGACCCATCTCGAGGACCTCACCGGCCGCAGCTTCGACTGGCACCAGCTGGATGCCGACCGGCAGGTCGAGATCCGGGCGGATCTGGAAAAGTCCGGACCGATGCCGGGGGTCGTTGCGCTGCTCGACCGGCTGCAAACCGCCGGCACACCCCTTGCGGTCGTTTCGAGCTCGAACCACGCGTGGGTCGACGGCTGGCTGGAAAAGCTACGGCTGGCACCGTACTTCAACGCGGTGGTGTGCCGCGGCGACGCCCCGCGCATCAAGCCCGCCCCGGACCTGTGGCTGGAAGCGCTCCGACAACTCGGCAAGGACGGCACGAGCTGCCTGGCGATCGAAGACTCGCTGAACGGGGTGCACTCGGCGAAGGAAGCGGGCCTGACGGTGTGGGCGGTTCCAAACCGCACGACCGCATGCATCGATTTCTCGGAAGCCGACCGGGTGCTGCCCTCGCTGGAATCGGTCGAGTGGAAATCTGACACGCCGGTCTGA
- a CDS encoding GbsR/MarR family transcriptional regulator, with translation MPEVQEDGATPVAGLSSLERQVVDVFVDGVRVLGLPGSVGEIYGLLYVSRAPLSLDDLVLRLGISKGSASQGLRTLKGLGAVKEAEVAGARRTHYEAAVDLKRLVGGFIREQVRPHLESGQLKVGRLQEAVAAEDDRETREFYDERVAKLEGWMRRGRMLLPLMQKVLGQ, from the coding sequence ATGCCCGAAGTTCAGGAAGATGGCGCCACCCCGGTGGCGGGGCTGAGTTCCCTGGAGCGCCAGGTGGTCGACGTGTTCGTCGATGGCGTGCGCGTGCTCGGGCTTCCTGGTTCGGTGGGAGAAATTTACGGCCTGCTTTACGTCAGCAGGGCGCCGCTTTCGCTCGATGACCTGGTCCTGCGCTTGGGCATCAGCAAAGGTTCCGCGAGCCAAGGGTTGCGAACCCTCAAGGGGCTTGGTGCGGTGAAGGAGGCGGAAGTGGCAGGAGCCCGTCGGACGCATTACGAGGCGGCGGTCGATCTGAAGCGCCTCGTTGGCGGTTTCATCCGCGAGCAGGTGCGCCCGCACCTTGAAAGCGGCCAGCTGAAGGTGGGTCGGCTTCAGGAGGCGGTGGCGGCGGAGGATGACCGCGAGACCCGTGAATTCTACGATGAACGCGTCGCCAAGCTCGAAGGTTGGATGCGTCGCGGGAGGATGCTTCTTCCGCTGATGCAAAAGGTTTTGGGTCAATGA